In uncultured Bacteroides sp., one genomic interval encodes:
- a CDS encoding flavodoxin domain-containing protein, producing the protein MKLSILYFSKSGHTKEMAEIIANGMKSIQGIEVGIFDLEHVDDEFLAESKAVVFGTPTYYANTCWQIKKWFDESRNYKLEGKIGSVFATADYAQGGADTAILTIINHLMVKGMLVYSGGSALGQPFIHLGAVALKENFEQSKPMFEVFGQRIATKAIELFASKEL; encoded by the coding sequence ATGAAATTATCAATATTATATTTCAGCAAAAGCGGCCATACCAAAGAGATGGCAGAAATCATCGCCAACGGTATGAAAAGCATTCAAGGTATTGAAGTAGGAATCTTCGATCTGGAACATGTTGATGATGAATTTCTGGCAGAAAGTAAAGCTGTAGTATTCGGAACACCAACCTATTACGCAAATACTTGCTGGCAAATAAAGAAATGGTTCGATGAGTCGAGAAACTACAAACTGGAAGGCAAGATTGGTTCTGTATTCGCAACAGCTGATTATGCTCAGGGTGGTGCTGATACTGCTATTCTGACTATTATTAATCACCTGATGGTAAAAGGAATGTTGGTATACTCCGGCGGTTCGGCTCTGGGACAACCATTTATTCACCTTGGCGCTGTGGCTTTAAAAGAGAACTTCGAACAAAGTAAACCTATGTTCGAGGTCTTTGGGCAGCGTATTGCAACAAAAGCCATTGAACTGTTTGCTTCAAAAGAGTTATAA
- a CDS encoding Gfo/Idh/MocA family oxidoreductase, giving the protein MKQINTALLSFGMSGRVFHAPFINLHSGFHLAGSWERSKKQIQEFYPGVHSYDSLEAVLNDDSIDLVVVNTPIYSHFEYAAKALKAGKHVVVEKAFTSTVSEAEELKTIALEQDRQIAVFQNRRWDSDFRTVKQAIESGVLGEINEMEIHFDRFKLELSPKKHKEDANLGAGIVKDLGPHVIDQALYLFGMPQALFADLRITRPGSIVDDSFDILLYYPSFRVRIKGGYLVKEALPAYIVHGTNGSFLKTRADIQETDLQKGLLPNTIGWGTEPEAEQGLINYDKEGTTIREKIKTQQGNYLEFYNGVYTSLTKNRPMPVTVDDGIRVMQIIEAAFKSSKEKIVVSL; this is encoded by the coding sequence ATGAAACAGATAAACACTGCCCTACTCTCTTTCGGAATGAGTGGAAGAGTATTTCATGCACCATTTATTAATCTGCATAGCGGATTTCATCTTGCGGGTTCGTGGGAAAGAAGTAAGAAACAGATTCAGGAGTTTTATCCCGGAGTGCATTCTTATGATTCGCTGGAAGCTGTATTAAATGATGATTCCATTGATTTGGTTGTGGTGAATACTCCTATTTATTCTCACTTTGAATATGCGGCAAAAGCTCTGAAGGCCGGAAAACATGTGGTAGTTGAGAAGGCTTTCACTTCAACTGTTTCGGAAGCTGAAGAGCTTAAAACTATAGCTCTGGAGCAGGACAGGCAAATTGCAGTTTTCCAGAATAGAAGATGGGACAGTGACTTCAGAACGGTAAAGCAAGCTATCGAGAGCGGTGTGCTGGGTGAAATTAATGAAATGGAAATTCATTTCGACCGGTTCAAGTTGGAATTGAGTCCGAAGAAACACAAAGAAGACGCTAACCTAGGAGCAGGGATCGTAAAGGATTTGGGACCTCATGTTATTGATCAGGCTTTGTATCTTTTCGGAATGCCACAGGCTCTTTTTGCCGATTTACGCATAACCCGTCCCGGTTCGATAGTGGACGACAGCTTCGATATCCTTCTTTATTACCCATCTTTCAGAGTTCGGATTAAAGGTGGATATCTGGTAAAAGAAGCTCTACCCGCATACATTGTTCACGGTACAAATGGTTCATTCTTAAAAACTCGTGCCGATATACAGGAAACTGATCTTCAGAAAGGATTACTGCCAAATACAATTGGTTGGGGAACAGAACCCGAAGCCGAACAGGGGCTTATCAACTATGATAAAGAGGGAACTACTATCCGAGAAAAGATTAAAACACAGCAAGGTAACTACCTTGAATTTTATAATGGTGTCTACACTTCATTAACTAAAAATCGCCCTATGCCTGTTACGGTTGACGACGGCATACGGGTAATGCAAATTATTGAAGCCGCTTTTAAAAGTAGCAAAGAGAAGATTGTAGTTTCATTATAA
- a CDS encoding S-adenosylmethionine:tRNA ribosyltransferase-isomerase, whose translation MEETKHIKISEFNYPLPDERIAKFPLPVRDQSKLLVYKHGNVSETIFTSLPELIPAGSLMIFNNTKVIQARLHFRKETGALIEVFCLEPIAPNDYMLSFQQTERCSWLCMIGNLKKWKEGSLTREIVVKGMPLVLKATRGECRGTSHWIYFSWNNKEVTFAEILEVVGELPIPPYLNRETQESDKETYQTVYSKIDGSVAAPTAGLHFTEGVMQDLEKRGVELEELTLHVGAGTFRPVKSVEIVDHEMHTEFISVTRKTIERLIAHQGRAVAVGTTSVRTLESLYHMGVTLSRHPDATEKELHVNQWQPYKFLPDLTAVEALEHILAYMNRNGLEVLHSSTQIIIAPGYEYHIVKAIVTNFHQPQSTLLLLVSAFVHGDWKKIYDYALSHDFRFLSYGDSSLLIP comes from the coding sequence ATGGAAGAAACAAAACATATTAAGATAAGTGAGTTCAATTATCCGTTGCCGGATGAACGCATTGCAAAATTTCCGCTTCCTGTGCGTGATCAGTCTAAGTTGCTTGTCTATAAGCATGGAAATGTGAGTGAAACGATATTCACTTCGCTGCCCGAACTTATTCCGGCCGGAAGTCTGATGATATTTAATAATACGAAGGTAATTCAGGCACGCCTTCATTTCCGTAAAGAGACGGGCGCTTTGATTGAAGTGTTCTGTCTGGAACCTATTGCTCCAAATGATTATATGCTTTCTTTTCAGCAGACCGAGAGATGCAGCTGGCTTTGTATGATTGGTAACCTGAAGAAATGGAAAGAGGGTTCTCTTACCCGTGAGATTGTGGTAAAAGGAATGCCGTTGGTATTGAAAGCTACACGGGGAGAATGCCGTGGCACAAGTCATTGGATTTATTTCTCATGGAATAATAAAGAAGTTACTTTTGCTGAGATTCTTGAAGTTGTTGGCGAACTGCCTATTCCTCCATATCTCAACAGGGAAACTCAGGAAAGTGATAAGGAAACCTACCAGACTGTTTATTCAAAAATTGATGGGTCGGTGGCTGCTCCTACAGCCGGACTTCATTTTACTGAAGGAGTGATGCAGGATTTGGAAAAGCGTGGTGTGGAATTGGAAGAGTTGACTTTACATGTAGGTGCCGGTACCTTCCGTCCTGTGAAGAGTGTGGAGATTGTAGATCACGAAATGCATACGGAGTTTATTTCTGTAACAAGAAAAACCATTGAAAGACTTATTGCTCACCAAGGCAGAGCTGTTGCTGTTGGTACAACTTCGGTTCGCACACTCGAAAGTCTTTACCACATGGGTGTAACTTTAAGTCGGCATCCTGATGCTACTGAAAAGGAACTTCATGTAAACCAGTGGCAACCGTATAAGTTTCTTCCGGATCTGACAGCTGTTGAGGCTCTTGAGCATATTCTTGCTTACATGAATCGTAATGGACTGGAAGTGCTGCATAGCAGTACGCAGATTATTATTGCTCCGGGATATGAATACCACATTGTAAAAGCTATTGTAACCAATTTCCATCAGCCACAAAGTACATTATTATTGCTGGTTTCTGCGTTCGTGCATGGCGACTGGAAGAAGATATACGATTATGCGCTGAGTCACGATTTCCGTTTCCTGAGTTATGGAGATAGTTCATTACTGATTCCTTAA
- a CDS encoding DUF2027 domain-containing protein yields MKVGDKVRFLSEVGGGIVTGFARNEQVIVEGEDGFEVPMLIRECVVIETDDYNLKRKPADTSKASSNESAKAEKKVEAPQITSRPTETREGEVLNVLLAYVPIDAKAISGTPFEAYLVNDSNYYIYYNYLSAEGKAWKSRSHGLVEPNTKLFLEEFNKDILNELEHVAIQLIAFKDSKSFMLKPAVSVELRIDTVKFYKLHTFRESVYFEDPALIYDIVKNDQPAKQMYVSAQEIEEALLGKKNVDRPAATPIVKRPVKNEVIEVDLHINELLDNTANMSNKEILDYQLGEFHKVLEENKNKKGQKIVFIHGKGDGVLRKALLDELKHKYKTYQSQDASFKEYGYGATMVTIK; encoded by the coding sequence ATTAAAGTAGGTGATAAAGTGCGCTTCCTCAGCGAAGTGGGGGGCGGAATTGTGACTGGATTTGCAAGGAATGAACAAGTAATAGTAGAGGGTGAAGATGGGTTTGAAGTGCCAATGCTTATACGTGAATGTGTAGTTATTGAAACAGACGACTATAACTTAAAAAGAAAACCGGCTGATACTTCTAAAGCTTCATCAAATGAATCGGCAAAAGCAGAAAAGAAAGTCGAAGCACCTCAGATAACTTCTCGTCCTACCGAAACACGTGAGGGAGAAGTCCTTAATGTACTTCTGGCATACGTTCCTATTGATGCCAAAGCAATCTCGGGCACTCCATTCGAAGCTTATCTTGTAAACGATAGCAATTATTATATTTATTACAATTACCTAAGTGCAGAAGGGAAAGCCTGGAAAAGCCGTTCGCATGGACTGGTTGAGCCTAATACGAAACTCTTTTTGGAAGAGTTTAATAAAGATATTCTAAATGAGCTGGAACATGTAGCTATTCAGCTAATCGCTTTCAAAGATTCTAAGAGTTTTATGTTGAAACCAGCTGTTAGCGTGGAGCTTCGCATAGATACAGTTAAGTTCTATAAGCTGCATACATTCCGCGAATCGGTTTATTTTGAAGATCCTGCTTTGATTTATGATATCGTAAAGAACGATCAACCTGCTAAACAGATGTATGTCTCTGCACAGGAAATTGAAGAAGCTTTACTTGGAAAGAAGAATGTAGACAGACCAGCTGCAACTCCAATAGTGAAGAGACCTGTAAAAAATGAAGTTATCGAAGTAGACCTGCACATCAACGAATTACTTGATAACACTGCCAATATGAGTAACAAAGAAATTCTGGACTACCAGTTAGGAGAATTCCACAAAGTACTCGAAGAAAACAAGAACAAGAAAGGTCAAAAGATTGTCTTCATCCACGGAAAAGGCGATGGAGTGTTGCGCAAAGCTCTTCTTGACGAACTGAAGCACAAATATAAGACTTACCAAAGTCAGGACGCTTCCTTTAAGGAGTATGGTTATGGAGCTACTATGGTGACGATAAAATAG
- a CDS encoding T9SS type A sorting domain-containing protein encodes MKKVVTRSLLIVALLCVNIKAFAINIENLSLRSTCIVSTSNVSSWESLGAVNDNLVCTSSTDRTNAIYGNWRGEDSYGEYDWVEYDWPYNNQITSVNVYWFTDNGGLGNPTDAYIMYWDGTQWIKSSSVGLELNKFNSVNLTFYTNKIRLYMKSSTQTGLVEWQVKGVYTSSCDAALVTAYSKVNSGTLEEKKLLSVGLNDAVLLSPEAKLPNGDQETAKWHWSGPNGFTASTQNVNLSNLTVNDGGNYTVNYIRSCGSVASATYTLNISDSSKKGASYNWSAYSPTLDYNFRNEFPELAAPTKILDDATNVSGTVTSGWWAFRYGPKRRSEVTNTAIDNLLKSMNTNFEYFRDTMGWPPDKRAKNGYYSTIYLYGSGMGTDDADTTALGGWQGSINYNGEDWPMVLLSYYPVACFDPKFKYTDADYQTGACVHEGIHAVLADLPGCKNSAWFQEGGNTWLQLQATAQQTGDFSSVGYLNGGPCLAPFMPIECYSGWLQDDTFGGPSAEGVNMTNSNGDQICTWRTYLGGMQYANNWPVFLGETLGIGSIPWIWRNCEGRVLEGMSAALGENQIRHLIAEYRAKQATIDMGKWTTAFRKIMNDYFLTKITSEWTPSWLTPTVWYATPYAEVTNDGTGLLTPEYRTTPGWSGANQIPFHVTGDTVSVDFQPIGEHMTCQLCYRTSAGTAYYSELVFCGECTMALPEKPANGVVFAVITNTDYIYEGEETRKAHFDYRLKMGKGCVAPASTKYAWFNYEKSYVDATYSGIKEEKMSSVFDAFLEEAVVNQGDEVSVVISGPATPIIPVLLCNVNGQMIYQQNLTGSGNIQLPGGISEGIYLVTVISGNNKKTLKLVIK; translated from the coding sequence ATGAAAAAAGTTGTTACAAGAAGCTTGCTGATAGTTGCTTTGCTATGTGTGAACATAAAAGCTTTCGCTATCAACATTGAAAATTTGTCATTACGGTCTACTTGTATAGTGTCAACTTCGAATGTATCCAGTTGGGAAAGTCTGGGTGCAGTGAATGATAATTTGGTTTGTACAAGTTCCACTGATCGAACTAATGCCATTTATGGTAACTGGCGTGGTGAAGATTCCTATGGTGAATATGACTGGGTTGAATATGACTGGCCATACAACAACCAGATTACTAGTGTTAATGTTTATTGGTTTACGGATAATGGTGGATTGGGTAATCCTACAGATGCATATATTATGTACTGGGATGGCACTCAATGGATTAAATCTAGTAGCGTAGGCTTGGAACTCAATAAATTTAATTCCGTAAACTTGACTTTCTACACTAATAAAATCCGTCTTTACATGAAAAGTAGCACACAGACTGGTTTGGTGGAATGGCAAGTGAAAGGCGTATATACAAGCTCTTGCGATGCGGCACTAGTTACTGCTTATTCAAAAGTGAACAGTGGTACTTTGGAAGAGAAAAAACTATTGAGTGTGGGGCTGAATGATGCGGTACTTCTCTCGCCAGAAGCTAAACTGCCAAACGGTGATCAGGAAACTGCTAAGTGGCATTGGTCGGGCCCGAATGGATTTACAGCAAGCACTCAGAATGTGAACCTTTCAAACCTGACAGTTAATGATGGAGGTAATTATACCGTAAATTATATTCGTTCATGTGGATCTGTTGCCAGTGCTACCTATACACTAAACATATCCGATTCTTCCAAAAAAGGAGCCAGTTACAACTGGTCGGCTTATTCACCAACTCTGGATTATAATTTCCGTAATGAATTCCCTGAATTGGCAGCTCCGACAAAGATTTTGGATGATGCAACGAATGTTTCGGGAACTGTAACTTCTGGCTGGTGGGCATTTCGTTATGGACCAAAACGCAGAAGTGAGGTGACCAATACTGCTATTGACAACCTTCTTAAAAGTATGAATACCAATTTTGAATATTTCCGTGATACAATGGGGTGGCCTCCTGATAAACGCGCCAAGAACGGATATTACAGCACAATCTACCTATATGGTTCCGGTATGGGTACCGACGATGCAGATACTACGGCTTTAGGTGGTTGGCAAGGCTCAATTAATTATAACGGTGAGGATTGGCCAATGGTACTTCTTTCTTATTATCCGGTAGCATGTTTTGATCCTAAATTCAAATATACGGATGCCGATTATCAGACAGGAGCATGTGTACATGAAGGAATACATGCTGTATTGGCCGACCTTCCAGGTTGCAAGAATTCAGCCTGGTTTCAGGAAGGGGGAAATACCTGGTTGCAATTACAAGCTACCGCACAGCAAACAGGAGATTTTAGTTCTGTGGGCTATCTCAATGGAGGACCTTGTCTGGCCCCGTTTATGCCAATTGAATGTTACAGTGGCTGGCTGCAGGATGATACTTTTGGAGGACCTTCTGCCGAAGGTGTGAATATGACCAATAGCAACGGTGATCAGATTTGTACCTGGAGAACTTATCTGGGTGGAATGCAGTATGCCAATAACTGGCCGGTATTCCTGGGTGAAACACTGGGTATTGGTAGCATTCCCTGGATATGGCGTAATTGCGAAGGTCGTGTACTTGAGGGTATGAGTGCAGCTTTAGGTGAGAATCAGATTCGTCACCTGATAGCTGAGTATCGTGCAAAGCAGGCTACAATCGATATGGGAAAATGGACAACTGCATTCCGTAAAATAATGAATGACTATTTTCTGACGAAGATTACCAGTGAATGGACTCCTTCCTGGCTAACACCAACAGTTTGGTATGCCACACCTTATGCTGAAGTGACCAATGATGGTACAGGATTGCTTACTCCCGAGTATAGAACAACTCCGGGATGGTCGGGGGCCAATCAAATTCCGTTTCATGTAACAGGTGATACAGTATCTGTAGATTTCCAACCAATTGGTGAGCACATGACTTGTCAGTTATGTTATCGTACTTCAGCAGGAACTGCATACTACAGTGAATTAGTATTTTGTGGCGAATGCACAATGGCATTGCCCGAGAAACCGGCGAATGGAGTTGTTTTTGCAGTTATAACTAATACCGATTATATTTATGAAGGTGAAGAGACTCGTAAAGCTCACTTTGATTATCGCCTGAAAATGGGAAAAGGTTGCGTAGCTCCGGCTTCCACTAAATATGCATGGTTCAATTATGAAAAGAGTTATGTTGATGCTACTTATTCAGGAATAAAAGAAGAAAAAATGAGCTCTGTTTTCGATGCATTTCTTGAAGAAGCGGTAGTGAATCAGGGCGACGAAGTCAGTGTTGTAATTTCTGGTCCAGCTACCCCGATTATTCCGGTATTGCTGTGCAATGTTAATGGCCAGATGATTTATCAGCAGAATTTGACAGGAAGTGGAAATATTCAGTTGCCTGGAGGTATTTCTGAAGGAATATATCTTGTAACAGTCATTTCCGGCAATAATAAAAAGACTTTGAAGTTGGTGATTAAATAA